The Takifugu rubripes chromosome 3, fTakRub1.2, whole genome shotgun sequence genome contains a region encoding:
- the rap1aa gene encoding RAP1A, member of RAS oncogene family a, with amino-acid sequence MREYKLVVLGSGGVGKSALTVQFVQGIFVEKYDPTIEDSYRKQVEVDGQQCMLEILDTAGTEQFTAMRDLYMKNGQGFALVYSITAQSTFNDLQDLREQILRVKDTEDVPMILVGNKCDLENERVVGKEQGQNLARQWSNCAFLETSAKSKINVNEIFYDLVRQINRKTPMEKKKTKKRSNCTLL; translated from the exons ATGCGTGAGTACAAGCTCGTGGTGCTGGGATCAGGAGGCGTTGGGAAATCAGCACTG ACGGTCCAGTTTGTTCAGGGGATTTTTGTGGAGAAGTATGACCCCACAATAGAAGACTCCTACAGAAAG caggtggaggtggacggGCAGCAGTGCATGCTGGAAATCCTCGACACGGCGGGAACA GAGCAGTTCACCGCCATGAGGGACCTGTACATGAAGAACGGCCAGGGTTTCGCTCTGGTGTACTCCATCACGGCGCAGTCCACATTCAACGACCTTCAGGACCTCCGGGAGCAGATCCTGCGGGTGAAGGACACCGAGGAC GTTCCCATGATCCTGGTGGGAAACAAATGTGACCTGGAGAACGAGCGTGTGGTGGGGAAGGAGCAGGGCCAGAACCTGGCCCGCCAGTGGAGCAACTGTGCCTTTTTAGAGACTTCAGCTAAATCAAAGATCAACGTTAACGAG ATTTTCTACGATCTGGTGCGACAGATCAACAGAAAAACGCcgatggaaaagaagaaaacaaaaaagaggtcGAATTGCACGCTGCTCTAG
- the kdm5bb gene encoding lysine-specific demethylase 5B-B, whose product MSQPRPDEFKPPPECPVFEPSWEEFKDPYAFINKIRPIAEKTGICKVRPPPGWQPPFACDVDKLHFVPRIQRLNELEAQTRVKLNFLDQIAKFWDLQGCTLKIPHVERKILDLYKLNKLVADEGGFDIVCQDRRWTKIAVQMGFAPGKAVGSHLRGHYEKILYPYNLFQSGANLLAPEAASKQMSLEADPEPEKCVQKPNQQLQSPGNTENLDTKDLKLQEEAQTQPAQTPDSCPSARRAKRMKCEASCVKTEPGEPGDSKPNLRRRMGSLVMKPEPEKEIPILVKQEPVEIKEPAIDADKFKSRYKKFIPPILPSPVDLVVCLVCGSGGEEDRLLLCDGCDDSYHTFCLIPPLNDVPKGDWRCPKCLAQECCKPQEAFGFEQAFRDYSLRAFGQMADAFKSDYFNMPVHMVPTELVEKEFWRLVGAIDEDVTVEYGADIASKEFGSGFPIPNGKFKVSPADEKYLQCGWNLNNLAMMNRSVLTHVTADICGMTLPWLYVGMCFSSFCWHIEDHWSYSINYLHWGEPKTWYGAPGFAAEQLEEVMRKLAPELFESQPDLLHQLVTIMNPNTLMAHGVPIYRTNQCAGEFVITFPRAYHSGFNQGFNFAEAVNFCTVDWMPLGRQCVDHYRMLHRYNVFSHDEMVCNMASKAETLDVVLASAVHKDMVAMIQDEDTLREKVKAMGVSQCQEAKYDHLQDDERQCAKCRTTCFLSAVTCPCSPGVLVCLYHITDLCSCPVSNYTLNYRYTLDDLIPMMTAVKKRAELYDDWASLVLETLEAKLEKKKGLPVFRTLLAESESKTFPDNDLLRRLRMVTQDAEKCSSVAQQLLNGKRQTRYRCGNGKSCSQLTVEELSSFVRQLYNLPCSLPQAPLLKELLNRVEDFQQHSEKVLADEVPSVAEIQSLLDVSFDFDVELPELPRLRVRLEQARWLEGVQLASAQPATLTLETMRRLIDQGVGLAPHPSVEKAMAHLQELLTVSEHWEDKASSLLKARPPHSIETLHAAAEKASIVPAYLPNCLLLKDAVRKAREWLQEAEELQAGGGELMLDGLSDAVLRGQAIQVHLEPLDRLESLMAEVHTWKESAATLFLRKDSNLTLLEVLCPKCEVGQASSPKRKAKKGKESPKSSKKKTRINSLSDVEKVLSETKDSTSTMATLEELRLREMEAFANLRAANESKLLPTAECMDLRVCVCQKAPMGAMLQCELCRDAFHSVCVRDLSDSCEAWPWLCPHCRRSGKPPLNKVLALLASLQHTGVRLPEGEALHHLVERTLSWQQRMQEMLLSYNLPELEERPATPPTLTCWASGSHISHNNTQAPCLTPEWTRTDHGQTVFYTEQRCIPLQGLSQDLEELMVEGLLLQVSLPEVQNLYSILLDRASSLHTDRCTSPPQTEPTDCSPHMHFNSQGNNHQDGAAGVRDASEKKAKRHLDREDLDTEGRRDKKHTHKRQKMNKKNLQRRAASTSSSPRSDFSQSDDSDEEMVTCPAERCQQPEGDEVDWVQCDGSCNQWFHQVCVGVSAEMAEKEDYICVGCTLSDGHTRK is encoded by the exons ATGAGCCAGCCTCGGCCGGACGAGTTCAAGCCTCCTCCGGAGTGCCCGGTCTTCGAACCCAGCTGGGAAGAATTCAAAGATCCGTATGCGTTCATCAATAAGATCCGACCCATCGCTGAGAAAACCGGGATTTGCAAAGTGCGGCCGCCCCCG GGTTGGCAGCCTCCGTTTGCTTGTGACGTTGACAAACTTCACTTTGTTCCacgaatccagaggctgaacgAGCTCGAG GCACAGACCAGAGTCAAGCTCAACTTCTTGGACCAGATTGCTAAATTCTGGGATTTGCAAGGCTGTACCCTGAAGATTCCTCATGTGGAGCGGAAGATTTTGGATTTATACAAGTTAAACAAG TTGGTTGCAGATGAGGGTGGGTTTGACATCGTGTGTCAGGACAGGAGATGGACCAAGATTGCTGTACAAATGGGTTTTGCCCCCGGGAAAGCTGTTGGGTCTCACCTGCGGGGGCATTATGAGAAAATCCTCTATCCCTACAACCTGTTCCAGAGCGGAGCAAACCTGCTG GCCCCAGAGGCAGCTTCcaaacagatgagtttggaGGCTGATCCTGAACCTGAAAag tgtgttCAAAAGCCCAACCAGCAACTGCAGAGTCCAGGAAACACCGAGAACCTGGACACAAAGGACCTCAAATTGCAGGAGGAGGCTCAGACGCAGCCTGCCCAGACCCCCGACAGCTGCCCCAGCGCTCGCAGAGCCAAACGAATGAAGTGTGAG GCCAGCTGTGTGAAGACTGAACCAGGTGAGCCCGGTGACAGTAAACCAAACCTGCGGCGGAGGATGGGCTCTTTAGTCATGAAGCCAGAACCAG AAAAAGAGATTCCTATTCTGGTGAAACAGGAACCAGTTGAAATTAAGGAACCAGCAATTGATGCTGACAAATTCAAGTCCCGGTACAAGAAATTCATCCCCCCCATTCTTCCCAGTCCA gtggatctgGTGGTGTGTCTGGTTTGTGGCAGTGGTGGAGAAGAGGACCGTCTGTTACTGTGCGACGGCTGTGACGACAGCTACCACACTTTCTGCCTGATCCCTCCTCTGAACGACGTCCCTAAAGGAGACTGGAGGTGCCCCAAGTGCTTGGCTCAG GAATGTTGCAAACCTCAGGAGGCGTTTGGCTTCGAGCAGGCATTCAGGGATTATTCCCTGCGTGCATTTGGGCAAATGGCCGATGCGTTCAAGTCCGATTACTTCAACATGCCAGTTCAT ATGGTGCCCACGGAGCTGGTGGAGAAAGAATTCTGGCGTCTGGTGGGAGCCATCGACGAAGACGTTACTGTAGAATACGGAGCGGATATTGCATCAAAGGAGTTTGGGAGCGGGTTCCCCATTCCCAATGGGAAATTCAAGGTTTCTCCGGCTGATGAG AAATACCTCCAGTGTGGCTGGAACCTGAACAACTTGGCCATGATGAACCGTTCTGTGTTGACCCACGTGACGGCTGACATCTGTGGGATGACACTTCCGTGGCTTTATGTCGGCATGtgtttctcctccttctgctggCACATCGAGGATCACTGGAGCTACTCCATCAACTACCTCCACTG GGGGGAGCCCAAAACCTGGTACGGAGCTCCTGGCTTTGCTGCAGAGCAACTGGAGGAGGTGATGCGGAAACTGGCCCCAGAGCTGTTTGAGTCTCAGCCTGACTTACTGCACCAGCTGGTCACCATCATGAACCCCAACACCCTGATGGCCCACGGAGTCCCA ATTTACAGGACAAACCAATGTGCTGGGGAATTTGTCATCACGTTTCCTCGCGCCTACCACAGCGGCTTCAACCAGGGCTTTAACTTTGCTGAAGCAGTCAACTTTTGCACCGTGGATTgg ATGCCTCTCGGCAGACAGTGTGTCGACCATTATCGTATGCTGCACCGGTACAACGTTTTCTCCCATGACGAGATGGTTTGCAACATGGCCTCCAAAGCAGAGACGCTGGATGTGGTCCTGGCTTCGGCTGTCCACAAGGACATGGTGGCCATGATTCAGGACGAGGACACACTGAGGGAGAAAGTGAAAGCAATG GGAGTGTCTCAGTGTCAGGAAGCCAAATACGACCACCTCCAGGATGACGAGCGACAGTGTGCCAAATGCAGAaccacctgcttcctgtctgccgTCACCTGTCCCTGCAGCCCGGGGGTACTGGTCTGTCTGTACCACATCACTGACCTTTGCTCCTGCCCCGTCAGCAACTACACACTGAA TTACAGATACACACTGGATGACCTCATCCCCATGATGACTGCTGTGAAGAAGCGAGCGGAGCTCTATGATGATTGGGCCTCTCTGGTGTTGGAGACGCTGGAGGCGaaactggagaagaagaaag GTCTGCCAGTGTTCCGCACCCTTCTTGCTGAATCCGAGTCCAAGACGTTCCCTGACAACGACCTGCTGCGTCGGCTACGAATGGTCACGCAGGATGCAGAGAAGTGTTCCTCAGTGGCTCAGCAGCTATTAAATGGCAAGAGGCAGACCAG GTATCGATGTGGAAATGGGAAGTCCTGCAGCCAGCTgactgtggaggagctgagttCATTTGTGAGGCAGCTGTATAACCTCCCCTGCAGTCTCCCGCAGGCCCCGTTATTGAAG GAGCTCTTGAATCGCGTTGAAGATTTCCAGCAGCACAGCGAGAAGGTGCTGGCGGATGAAGTTCCCAGCGTTGCTGAGATCCAGAGCTTGCTGGACGTCAGCTTTGACTTTGACGTGGAGCTTCCCGAGCTGCCGCGGTTGCGAGTGAGGCTGGAACAGGCACGCTGGCTGGAGGGAGTCCAGCTGGCCAGCGCTCAGCCCGCCACCCTGACGCTGGAGACCATGAGGAGGCTCATCGACCAGGGAGTGGGACTGGCTCCTCATCCCTCTGTGGAGAAGGCTATGGCGCATttgcaggagctgctgaccGTGTCCGAGCACTGGGAAGACAAAGCGAGCAGTCTGCTGAaggccag ACCACCACACTCCATCGAGAcccttcatgctgctgctgagaaggCGTCTATCGTCCCTGCCTACCTCCCAAACTGTCTTCTCCTCAAAGACGCCGTCAGAAAAGCTCGAGAGTGGCTTCAGGAGGCGGAAGAGCTCCAG GCCGGCGGTGGGGAGCTGATGCTGGACGGCCTCTCCGACGCGGTGCTGCGAGGACAGGCCATCCAAGTGCACCTGGAGCCCTTAGACAGGCTGGAGTCTCTGATGGCCGAGGTTCACACGTGGAAAGAATCTGCAGCTACATTATTCCTCCGGAAAGATTCTAATCTCACTTTACTTGAG GTTTTGTGTCCAAAATGTGAAGTCGGACAGGCATCTTCTCCAAAGAGAAAAGCtaagaaaggaaaagaatcgcctaaaagcagcaaaaagaaaacgaggATCAACTCTCTCAGTGACGTGGAAAAAGTGCTTTCAGAGACCAAGGATTCTACCTCTACA ATGGCAACTCTGGAGGAGCTCCGGTTGAGGGAGATGGAGGCTTTCGCTAATCTCAGGGCAGCAAATGAGTCAAAGCTCCTTCCCACAGCAGAGTGTATGGAcctgagggtgtgtgtctgtcagaaGGCGCCCATGGGCGCCATGCTGCAGTGCGAGCTCTGCAGGGACGCCTTCCACAGCGTGTGTGTCCGAGACCTGTCGGACTCTTGCGAAGCGTGGCCGTGGCTCTGTCCGCACTGCCGGCGATCTGGAAAGCCCCCTCTGAACAAAGTCCTCGCCCTGCTGGCGTCTCTGCAGCACACAGGGGTGCGGCTGCCAGAGGGCGAAGCGCTGCACCATCTGGTGGAGAGGACACTTAGCTGGCAGCAGCGGATGCAGGAGATGTTGCTGTCTTATAACCTGCCAGAACTTGAAGAGAGACCAGCAACTCCTCCCACGCTAACGTGCTGGGCATCAGGCAGCCACATCTCtcacaacaacactcag GCCCCATGTTTGACACCAGAGTGGACCAGGACCGACCACGGTCAAACGGTCTTTTATACCGAGCAGAGGTGCATCCCACTGCAGG GTCTAAGTCAggatctggaggagctgatggtggaggggctcctgctgcaggtgtcTCTGCCAGAGGTCCAGAACCTCTACAGCATTTTACTGGACAGAGCCAGCAGCTTGCACACGGACAGATGCACGTCACCGCCTCAGACCGAGCCCACAGACTGCAGTCCACACATGCATTTCAACTCTCAGGGAAACAATCACCAG GATGGCGCTGCTGGTGTGAGGGACGCCtcagaaaagaaagcaaagcgGCACCTGGACAGGGAGGATTTGGACACGGAAGGAAGGAGGGACAAAAAGCACACGCATAAGAGACAGAAGATGAATAAAAAGAACCTTCAACGCAGGGCAGCCTCCACCTCTTCATCTCCGCGCTCTGATTTCTCTCAGTCCGATGACTCGGATGAAGAAATGGTCACATGTCCAGCTGAGAGATGTCAGCAGCCAGAAGGAGACGAG GTGGACTGGGTCCAGTGTGACGGCAGCTGTAACCAGTGGTTCCACCAGGTGTGCGTGGGCGTTTCGGCCGAGATGGCCGAGAAGGAGGACTACATTTGTGTCGGGTGCACGCTGAGCGACGGACACACGAGGAAGTGA